In a genomic window of Cytobacillus sp. FSL H8-0458:
- a CDS encoding hydroxyacid dehydrogenase, with amino-acid sequence MKILITELIWKEGIEELINNGYEVDYDENLWRNREELLSKIGNYDALIVRNQTNADQELLAAGTQLKVVGRLGVGLDNIDRESAKKMGIPVVYAKNANATSVAEYVMMAMLSASRPLHLADYDVRKGNWDRKTYTGLELYGKKLGLIGLGEISHRVAKRAISFGMKVIGYDPFIADYDHILFETGVQIRESLAALFAESDFISLHVPLTPSTKYLISESELQTMKVSSYIINTSRGGIINERDLAAALTNGSIAGAFLDVLETEPILPSNKLLACPNAVITPHIAGLTEESQMRTSLLVAKEVAKVMKNQPSLCVI; translated from the coding sequence ATGAAAATCCTAATTACTGAATTAATATGGAAAGAAGGAATTGAAGAGTTAATAAATAATGGCTATGAAGTTGATTATGACGAGAATCTATGGAGGAATCGTGAAGAATTATTAAGTAAAATCGGAAATTATGATGCTTTAATTGTAAGAAATCAAACAAATGCAGATCAGGAATTATTGGCAGCTGGTACACAATTAAAGGTTGTAGGCAGGCTTGGAGTCGGCCTTGATAATATAGACAGAGAATCAGCAAAAAAAATGGGAATTCCAGTTGTTTATGCTAAGAATGCTAATGCTACATCGGTGGCCGAGTATGTGATGATGGCCATGCTAAGTGCTTCCCGGCCTCTTCATCTTGCTGATTATGATGTCAGGAAAGGCAATTGGGATAGAAAAACATACACTGGATTGGAGCTTTATGGTAAAAAACTGGGCCTTATAGGATTAGGTGAGATTTCCCATCGCGTTGCCAAAAGAGCAATATCTTTTGGGATGAAAGTGATTGGTTATGATCCCTTTATTGCGGATTATGATCACATCCTTTTTGAAACTGGGGTTCAAATAAGAGAATCATTAGCAGCTCTCTTTGCTGAATCTGATTTTATTTCCTTACATGTTCCGCTTACACCTTCAACCAAGTATTTAATCTCCGAGTCAGAACTTCAAACAATGAAGGTTTCTTCCTATATTATTAATACATCCAGGGGCGGTATTATAAATGAACGTGATCTTGCAGCTGCTTTGACCAATGGTTCGATTGCAGGAGCGTTTCTGGATGTGCTTGAGACAGAACCAATCCTCCCATCGAACAAACTATTGGCTTGCCCGAATGCTGTCATTACTCCGCATATTGCTGGTCTAACTGAAGAATCACAAATGAGAACTTCCCTTTTGGTGGCAAAGGAAGTAGCAAAGGTTATGAAAAACCAGCCGTCATTATGTGTAATTTAA